The genomic DNA TCCTTCGGCCAGGGGATGACGGCGACGCCGCTGCAGATCGCCACCGCCATGGCGGCCATCGCCAACGGTGGCTATCTGATGCGGCCCTACATCGTCGAGCGGGTGGTGGACGGCTATGGCCAGACCGTCGAGTCGCACGGCCCCAGCATCGTCCGCCGGGTCATTTCGGAACGGACCGCCGACACCGTCCGCCGGATGCTCGAAATGGCGGTGGAAAAGGGCGGCACGGGCACGCTGGCGGCGGTGCCCGGGTTCAAGGTCGCCGGCAAGACGGGGACGGCGCAGAAGGTCGATCCGGTGGCGGGCGGCTACGCCGTCGACCGCTATGTGGCGAGTTTCGTCGGCTTTGTTCCGGCAGAAGAGCCGAAGCTGGTCATACTGGTTCTGATCGACGAGCCGAAAGGCAAGTCGTACGGCGGCCTGGTGGCGGCGCCGGTCTTTTCGCGCATTGCCAGCCAGGCCCTGGCGCAGCTGAAGGTTGCGCCGAAACGGCCGGTACGGGACCGGAGGCTGCGACCGTTGCCGCAACTGGCGCGCAACCGGATGCCGGCGCTACCGGTCGCATCGGTGGCCGGCGGTAGCGACGGCGCGCCGCTGATGCCCGACTTCACCGGCATGAGTTACCGGCAGGTGCTGCAGACCATGGAGCGGACGGGGCTGAATGTCAGCCTGCGCGGGTCCGGACGGGTGGTGGAACAGTTTCCGCTGCCCGGTCGTGCCGTTCCCCTCGGCAGCGAGACCTGGGTCAGGCTCTCGCAGCCCTTCGGCCAGAATCTCTGACCGCGAAGGACGCAAGAAAGGATCGTCCTGGTGAAACTGAGCGAACTGACAGCCGGCATCGAAGGCCTTCGCATCGACGGCAATCCGGAGGTGGAGGTTGGCGGCATCTGCTATGACTCGCGGCGGGTGAAGCCGGGCGACCTGTTCTGCGCCCTGCGCGGCGCGGTGACCGACGGCCACCGGTTCATTGACCAGGCGGTCGAGGCCGGCGCCGGCGCGGTGCTGCGCGAAGACGGTGAGCCGACTGCCGGCGTCACCACCCTGCAAACGGAGAATGGGCGGGCTGTCATGGCGGCTCTGGCGGCGCGCTTCTACGGTCATCCAACCGCCGGCATGAAGGTGGTCGGCATCACCGGCACCAACGGCAAGACGACCGTCAGTTACCTGTTGGAAAGCCTACTGAACGAGGCGGATGAGCACGTTGCCGTCATCGGCACCGTCGCCTATCGTTTCGGGTCGCGCCTGCTGCCGGCGCCGAACACCACGCCGGAGGCGGTCGACCTGCAGCGGCTGGCGGCCGAATTCAGGGAGCAGGGCTGTACCGCCCTGGTGATGGAAGTCTCGTCGCACGCCCTGGCCCAGCAGCGGGTGGTCGGGGTGGCGTTTGACGTCGGGGTCTTCACCAACCTGACCCCCGAGCATCTTGACTATCACCGCGAGATGGAGAGCTATTTCGCCGCCAAGAGGTTGCTCTTCGCTCCCGAAGGCGGGGCGGCCAGGGCGGTGATCAACATCGACGACCCCTGGGGAGTGCGGCTGGCGAAAGAACGCCCGGACGCCGTCACCTGCGGTTTTGACGCCGCCGCCAGGGTGCGGATCGTCGACGCCGAGCTCGGCATGGAGGGGATCCGGGCGAAACTGGCGACGCCGGCCGGCGAGCTGAGCATTCGCTCGCCGCTGCTGGGCCGTTTCAATCTGGCCAATCTGGTCTGCGCCGCCGGCGTGGGGGTCGCCCTGGGCATGGATACAGAGCGGATCGAACGCGGGCTGGCGGCGCTGCAGCGGGTTCCGGGGCGGCTGGAATCGGTCGAAAACCGGCTCGGAGCGCGGATCCTGGTCGATTACGCCCACACCGGCGATGCCCTCGAGAAGGCCCTGGAGACCCTGCGCGACCTGCGGCCGCGGCGGCTGCTGACCGTCTTCGGCTGTGGCGGTGACCGGGATCGGGGCAAGCGGCCGCAGATGGGTGAGGTCGCCGCCCGGCTCTCCGACCTGGTGATCGTCACCTCCGACAATCCGCGCAGCGAGGATCCGCAGCGGATCATCGCCGACATCCTGCCGGGTCTCGAGCGGACGGAGGCGAAGCGGCTGGCGACGGCAGAACTGCCGGAGGCCGGCACCACCGGCTACCTGGTGATTGCCGACCGGCGGCGGGCGATCGAGACGGCGGTGGCGCTGACCGGCCGTGGCGACATTCTGCTGGTGGCCGGCAAGGGACATGAGGATTACCAGATCATCGGTGCCCGGAAGATCCACTTCGACGACCGCGAGGAGATCCGGCGGGCGCTGGATGGAAGGACAACCAAGGAATGAAACTTTCGGTACGCAAAATAGCGGAAATCACGGGCGGCCGTCTGTCGCCGGCCGGTGCCGAGGTGGTGGTGAGCGGCATCTCCACCGACAGTCGCACCATCCGGCCGGGTGAGCTGTTCGTTCCTTTGCGCGGACCGAAGTACGACGGCCACGATTTTCTGCTGCGTGCCCTGCAGAACGGGGCCGCCGCCTGCCTGAGCGAGGAAGTGATCGCCGGGCTGAAGGTGCCGGTGATCCAGGTGGAGGACAGTCTGCGGGCTCTCGGCGATCTCGCCGCCGCCCACCGTCGCGGCTACCGGGGGCCGCTGGTGGCGGTGACCGGCAGCAGTGGCAAGACGACCACCAAGGAGATGCTCGCCGCCATTCTGGAGCGGACGGCGCCGGGGCTGAAGTCAGCGGGCAATTTCAACAACCTGGTCGGTGTTCCGCTCACCCTGTTCGGTCTGCGGCCGGAAAGTCATCGCTGGACGGTGATCGAGATGGGCATGAGCGCTCGGGGCGAAATCGCCCGCCTGGCGGAGATCGCCGCGCCCACCCTGGGGCTGATCACCAATATCGGTCCGGCCCATCTCGAAACCCTGCATGGCCTCGACGGCGTGGCACGCGCCAAGGGCGAGCTGTTCGCCGCCCTGAAGCCCGGCGCTGTCGCCGTGGTCAATGCCGACGATCCCCGGGTGCTCGCCCTGCCGGTGGCCAACGGTGTGCGGCGGATTCTCTACGGCCTGTCCGGCGACGCCGAGGTCAGGGCCGAGGATGTCGAGGCCCGCGGCCGCCAGGTCCGGTTCCGTCTCCACATCGGCGGGCAATCGGCCGAAGTGGTGCTGCCGGTGGCCGGCCGGTTCAATGTCAGCAACGCCCTGGCCGCGGTGGCCGCAGCCAGGGCGCTCGATGTTCCCCTCGACGTCATCGTCGCCGGCCTGTGTGGCTTCAGTCCCCTGCAGGGACGCATGCAGCTGCATACCCTGGCTTCCGGCGCCCTGCTGCTGAAGGACGACTACAACGCCAATCCGCTGTCGATGGGAGCGGCCCTCGAGGCGCTCGACCAGCTCGAGGGCGGCGGCCGTCGCATCGCCGTTCTCGGCGACATGCTTGAGCTCGGCGACGAGAGCCGCCGGCTGCACCGCGAGGTCGGTGCCCGGGCGGCCCGCCATTGCGACCTGCTGCTGCTGCTCGGCGACATGGCCGAGGCGATGGCCGACGGCGCCCGTGCCGCCGGCCTGTCAGCCCGCCGCATCCGGATCGCCGCCGACCATGACGAGGCCGCCGGCTGCCTGGCGCGGGTGCTGCGCAAGGGCGACCGGGTTCTGGTCAAGGGATCGCGCGGCATGCGCATGGAACGCATCGCCGACCGGCTGTTGTCCACCGACGACGGCAAGGCCGGGAAAGGGGGCGCCTGATGCTCTACCATCTGCTCTATCCCCTGCACGAACATTTCTCGGCCTTCTACGTCTTCAGGTTCATCACCTTCCGCACCATCTACGCCGCCATCACGGCGCTGGTGCTCTCCTTCATCATCGGCCCCTGGCTGATCCGCAAGCTGTCGGAGCTGCAGATCGGCCAGCAGATCCGCAAGCTTGGTCCGGAGTCGCACTTCAAGAAGGAAGGGACCCCGACCATGGGTGGCACCCTGATCCTGTTCGCCATCGTGCTGCCGACCCTGCTCTGGGCCGACCTGACCAACATCTTCGTCTGGATCGTTCTCTTCGTCACCGTCAGTTACGGCATCGTCGGATTCGTCGATGACTACCGCAAGGTGAGGCTGAAAAACACCGAGGGCCTGCGCCCGCGGCAGAAGATGTTCTGGCAGCTGCTGGTGGCGCTGCTCGCCGGTGTCGCCCTCTACCTGCATCCGGACTTCGACAGCACCCTGAGTGTCCCCTTCTTCAAGGGCGTGCGGCCGGATCTCGGCCTGTTCTACATCCCCTTCGCCGTTCTGGTGGTGGTCGGAACCAGCAACGCCGTCAACCTGACCGACGGTCTCGACGGCCTGGCCATCGGGCCGATGATCATCGCCTCGAGCACCTACCTGGTCTTCGCCTACGTCGCCGGCCATGCCAGGGTAGCTGCCTATCTGCAGATCAGCGCCATCTCCGGTGCCGGCGAGCTGTCGATCCTCTGTGGTTCGATGGTCGGCGCCGGCCTCGGGTTCCTCTGGTTCAACACCTACCCGGCCCAGGTCTTCATGGGCGATGTCGGCAGTCTGTCGCTGGGCGGCGCCCTGGGGACCATCGCCGTCATCACCAAGCAGGAGATTGTGCTGGTGATCGTCGGCGGCATCTTCGTCATGGAGGCGCTGTCGGTCATCTTCCAGGTGGCGTCCTTCCGGCTCTGGGGGCGGCGGATCTTCCGCATGGCGCCGGTGCACCATCATTTCGAGCTGAAAGGCTGGCCTGAGCCGAAGATCATCGTTCGGTTCTGGATCGTCAGCATCATCCTGGCCCTGGTGGCTCTTTCGACCCTGAAGCTGAGGTGAGATGCAGGATTATGCGGAAAAACGGATAGTCGTCATCGGGGCGGGCCGCAGCGGCCAGGCCCTGGTCCGCTTTTTCTGCGAGCGGGGAGCGCAGGTGGTGCTGACCGACCGCCGGCGGCGTGACGACCTGGCGCATCTGGCCGAGCGCTGGCCGCAGCGCCTGACCCTCGATCTCGGCGGGCATGACCGGCGACATCTGGTCGGGGCCGACCTGGTGGTGCTCAGTCCGGGGGTACCGTCCGATCTGCCGCTGCTGCAGCAGGTGCGGCAGGCCGGGATTCCGGTGCTCGGCGAGGTGGAGATCGCCAGCCGGCATCTGCAGGCCCCGCTGGTCGCCATCACCGGCACCAACGGCAAATCGACAACCACCGCCCTGTGCGGCGAGATGTTCCGCTCGGGTGGCTGCAAGACCTTTATCGGCGGCAATCTCGGCACCCCCCTCATCGAGGCGGCGGCGACCGGAGGCTGGCAGTGGCTGGTGGTTGAACTGTCCTCCTTCCAGCTCGAAACCATTGAGCGGTTCCGGCCGAAGTACGCCATGCTGCTCAACATCAGCAGCGACCATCTCGACCGCTATGACGACATGGCGGCCTATGTCAGCGCCAAGAAGCGGATTTTCGAGAACCAGGGGGGCGATGACGTCGCCGTTCTCAATGCCGGCGACCGGCAGGTGATGACTCTGGCCGGGGGACTGGCCGCCCGTCCGGTCCTCTTTTCGGCGGAGAAGGATCTGCCCGAGGGGATGTCGCTGGACGCCGCCGGCAACATCCTCTGGCGCTGGCAGGGGCGTGAGCTGCGTTTCGACACCCGGCAGCTGCTGCTGCGCGGCCGGCACAATGTGGAGAACGTCATGGCGGCGATGATACCGCCGCTGCTCGAAGGGATTGATCCCAAGCTCGTCTGGCGAACGGCCTGCCGGTTTCCCGGCCTGCCGCATCGCATGCAGCTGGTGCGTCGCCTGCGCGGCGTCGACTGGATCGACGATTCGAAGGGGACCAATGTCGGCAGCGTCATGCGCAGCCTGGCCGGTCTGCGGCCGCCGGTAACCCTGATCGCCGGCGGCAAGGACAAGGGAGGCGACTTTGCCACTCTCGCCCCGCTGGTGCGCGACCGGGTCGGCCATCTGCTGCTGATCGGCGAAGCCGCCGACCGGATCGAACGGGAGCTGGCCGGAACGGCGCGCATCGTGCGCTGCGCCGACATGGCCGAAGCGGTGAAACGGGCAGCGGAGCTGACCCCGGCCGGCGGCACCGTGCTGCTGTCGCCGGGTTGTTCGAGTTTCGACATGTTCAGCAGTTTCGAGGAGCGCGGCCGCGTCTTCGCCCGGCAGGTGAACGCGCTACCGGAGGAGGGGGCCTGATGGAGATCCGGCGCGGACATGACCAGACCCTGCTGATGCTGGCGACGGTGCTGACCTGTTTCGGGATCGTCATGGTCTATTCGTCCTCGTCGATCATGGCGGCGGAAAAGTACGCCGACGGCTTTCTCTTTCTCAAGCGCCAGGGGATCTTCGCCTGTATCGGCCTGCTGCTGATGGCCGGTTTGATGCACGTCGACTATCATCGGCTGCGTCGGCTGGCGGTCCCCCTGCTGCTGCTCTGCACCCTGCTGCTGGTGGTGGTGTTCATCCCCGGGGTCGGGGTTCGCGCCGGCGGCGCCAGCCGCTGGATCCGGCTGCCCTTCTTCTCCCTGCAGCCGTCGGAGCTGGCCAAGCTGGGGCTGGTCGTCTTCATGGCCCATTCCCTGGCGCGCAAGGGGGAAAAGATCAAGACGCTGAAGGTCGGTTTTCTGCCCTACATGGTGCTGCTGGCCGTCCTGCTCGTCCTGGTGCTGGCCCAGCCCGACCTGGGTGGCGCGGCGACCATGGGAGTGGTGGCCCTCTGCCTGCTGCTGGTGGCCGGTTCGCGCTGGCGCCACCTGTTCGGGGTGGTGGTGCTGGCGTTGCCGTTTCTCTACTTTCTCGTGATGAACGTCGATTACCGCCGCCGCCGGATCATGGCCTTTCTCAATCCCTGGGACGATCCGACAGATACCGGGTTCCAGATCATCCAGAGCTGGATCGCCTTCGGTACCGGCGGCTGGTTCGGCAACGGCCTCGGCGAGGGGAAGCAGAAGCTCTTCTTCCTGCCGGAGGCCCACACCGATTTCATCTTCGCCGTGGTCGGCGAGGAGCTCGGATTCGTCGGGGTGGTGGTGACCGCCGCCCTCTTTCTGGTGCTGGTGCTGCGCGGCATCCGCACGGCGGTGCACGCCCCCGACGAATTCGGCCGCTATCTGGCCTTCGGGCTGACGGTGCTGATCGGCATCGAGGCTTTTACCAATTTCGCGGTGGTTCTCGGACTGTTGCCGACCAAGGGTCTGGCGCTGCCGTTCCTCTCCTACGGTGGCACCAACCTGGTCTGCACCCTGATGGAAGTTGGCATTCTGCTCAACATCTCGGCCAAGCTGCCGGGGGAGGTGCGATGAGAGTGCTGCTGGCAGGAGGAGGCACCGGCGGCCATCTCTTTCCGGCCGTGGCCCTGGCGCAGCAGTTGCTGGCCGACGAGCCCGGCTCCGAAGTGCTGTTCGTCGGCACCGAGCGCGGCATCGAGGCCCGGGTGTTGCCCGAGCTGGGGCTGCCCCTGGCGACCATTGACATCGTCGGCTTCGTCGGCAAGAAGCCGGTCGAGAAACTGGCCGTGGCGCCGAAACTTCTGCGCAGTTTCCGGCAGTCGGGGGCGATTCTCGACCGCTTTCGGCCGCAGGTGGTGGTCGGCGTCGGCGGCTACGCCAGCGGACCGGTGCTGCTGGCCGCCCGGTGGCGGCGACTGCCGCTGGTGATCCACGAACAGAATGCCCGCCCCGGACTGACCAACCGGCTGCTCGGCCATCTGGCCGACCGGATCTGTATCAGCTATCCGGAGAGCGCCGGGCATTTCGGGGGGCGGACGGTTCTGACCGGCAACCCGGTGCGGCGGGAGATGACCGAACACCGGCCGTTGCCCGACGGCGAGCCGGAACTGCTGGTCTTCGGTGGCAGTCGCGGTGCCCGCGCCATCAACCAGGCGGTACTGGCCTGTCTGCCGCACCTGGAACTCTGGCGTGGGCGGCTGCGCATCGTGCACCAGACCGGCGAGGAGGACCTGGAACAGGTGAAAGAGGGATACCGGAAGCAGGGCTGGACGCATGCCGAGGTTGTGCCCTTTATCCGCGACATGGCTTCGGCCTATGCCCGGGCGCACCTGGTCCTGTGCCGGGCCGGGGCGACAACCATCGCCGAGCTGACCGCCTGCGGCCGGCCGTCGATCCTGGTCCCCTATCCCTATGCCGCCGGCGACCACCAGACCGCCAATGCCCGCAGCCTGGCGGAACGGGGAGCGGCCCTGATGCTGCCGCAGACGGAACTCGAGGGAAAGCGGCTGGCGACCCTGATCAGCGACATGCTTTCCGATCGGCAGCGGCTGCTCGACATGGCGGGAGCGGCCCATGCCCTGGGACAGCCGCGGGCGGCCGAGCTGATTCTCGACCAGTGCCGGGCCGTGGCCCGGAAAGGATAGAAACCGTGTACGGAAAGATTCGCAGAATCCATTTTGTCGGCATCGGCGGCATCGGCATGAGCGGCATCGCCGAGGTGCTGCTCAATCTCGGCTACGAGGTCTCCGGGTCTGACCTGCGTCAGAGCGAGACGACCAGGCGGCTGGCGAAGCTCGGCGGGCGCATCGCCTTCGGCCACGCGCCGGACAACCTGGGCGACGCCGACGTGGTTGTGACCTCGACGGCGGTGCGGGCCGACAACGTTGAGGTGGCCGAGGCCCAGCGCCGGCACATTCCGGTCATTCCGCGGGCGGAGATGCTGGCCGAGCTGATGCGCATGAAGTACGGAGTGGCGGTGGCCGGCACCCACGGCAAGACCACGACCACCAGCATGGTGGCGACGATCCTGACGCGGGGCGGGCTCGATCCGACGGCTGTCATTGGCGGCCGGCTCGATGCCTTCGGCTCCAACGCCAAGCTGGGACAGGGCAAGTTCCTGGTCGCCGAGGCGGACGAGTCGGACGGCTCTTTTCTCCACCTGAGTCCGACCATCGCCGTGGTGACCAACATCGACGCCGATCACCTCGATTTCTACGCCGACCTGGAGCAGATCAAGACCACCTTTGTCGATTTCATCAACAAGGTTCCCTTTTACGGGCTGGCGGTGCTCTGCCTGGACGATCCGAACATCCAGGAGATCATGCCCCGGGTGAAGAAGCGCTATCTCACCTACGGGCTGGCGTCGCAGGCCGATCTCTACGCCACCGACATCCGCTACCAGGCCAGCGCCACCCGATTCGCCGTCCATGACCGCAACGGGCGTCTGGGCGAGATCACCCTCGGCATGCCGGGCCGGCACAATGTGCTCAATGCCCTGGCGGCGATCGGGGTCGGCCTCGAGCTGGGGCTCGATTTCGACCGGATTGCCCGCGGCTTTGACGGCTTTGGCGGTGTTCAGCGCCGGTTCCAGATCCTCTCCACCGCCGGCGACATCATGGTGGTGGACGATTACGGGCATCACCCGGCCGAAATCCGCGCCACCCTGGCAGCGGCGCGCAAGGGCTGGCCGGAGCGGCGCATCGTCGCCGTCTTCCAGCCGCACCGTTTCAGTCGCACCAGGGCCCTGTTCGAGGAATTCGCCACCGCCTTCTACGACGCCGACCGGCTGCTGGTCACCGACATCTACCCGGCCGGCGAGGAGCCGATCGAGGGGGTGACGGCGCAGCGGCTGGCCGAGCGTGTGCGCAACCACGGGCATCGGGACGTGAGCTGGGTGCCCGGCCTGACCGAGGCGACGGCCGAACTCGAGGCCTCGCTCGAAGCGGGCGACCTGGTGGTAACCCTGGGAGCCGGCAACATCGGCCAGGTGGCGATTGAGCTGGCAAAGCGCCTGTCGGCATGAACGAGAGTTTGCGGCAGCTCTTTGACAATCTCGGTGAACTGGGCGGCGAGCTGCGCCGCGACGAGCCCCTCGCGGCACACTGCAGCTGGCGGGTCGGCGGACCGGCCGATCTCTTCTACCAGCCGCAGCGGCTCGAACAGCTTGAACGGGCGGTGTGCCTGGCGGAAGCCGCCGGTGTTCCCTGGCTTGTGCTGGGAAACGGCAGCAACCTGCTGGTGCGTGACGGCGGCGTGCGGGGCCTGGTGATCGAGACCGGCGCCCTGAACCGCTGGCGGCTGCGGGATGACGGCGGGCTGGAGGCCGAATGCGGCGTTGCGCTGCCGGAACTGGCCCGCGCCACCGCTGCGGCCGGCCGGGCCGGCCTGGAGCGGCTGGCCGGCATTCCCGGAACCCTCGGCGCGGCGGTGGCGATCAATGCCGGCGCCCACGGACAGAGCGTCGGCGATGCCGTGCGGCAGGTTGTCGTGCTGCACGAAGGACGGCGGCAGCGGCGGACGAAGGCGGAACTCGGTTTCGGCTACCGGCAAAGCGCCATCGGCGACAGGGAGGTGGTGCTGGAAATCCTGCTGCAGCTGGACAGGAAAGAGCCGGCGGCGCTGCTCGAGGCCATGCGCGCGGCGCTTGACGCCCGGCGGCAGGCGCAGGCGGTCGAGGGGCCCAACGCGGGCTCGGTGTTCAGGAATCCGCCGGATGTGGCGGCCTGGAAGCTGATCGACGACGCCGGCCTGCGGGGGCTGCGCCTCGGCGGGGCGATGGTGTCGGAGCGGCATGCCAACTTCATCGTCAATTGCGGTGACGCCCGGGCGGCCGAGATTGAGGAGCTGATCGAGCGGGTTCGGCAGCGGGTGAAGGCGCACAGCGGTGTTGCGCTGGAAACCGAGATCCGGATCGTCGGTGAAAGGTGAGAGCAATGGCCCTGGACAGGGAAAGCTTGCGACAGAAGACCATCGGCGTGCTGTGTGGCGGTCTTTCCGCCGAGCGCGAGGTGTCGCTGCGCACCGGCGGCGAGGTGCACCGGGCGCTGCAGGAAGCGGGATACCGGTCGGTGCTGATCGACGCCGGTCGCGACCTGGCCGAGCAGTTGCGGGCCGAAGGGGTCGAGATCGCCTTCGTCGCCCTGCATGGCCGCTTCGGCGAGGACGGACGGGTGCAGGGGCTGCTCGAGATGCTCGGCATCCCCTACACCGGCAGCGGCGTGCTGGCGTCGGCGCTGGCCATCGACAAGGTGGCGACCAAGAAGATTCTGCTCTACCACGAGCTGCCGACTCCCGGATTCGTGGTCTTCCGCCGCGGTGACGACCGCGAGGCGCTGCTGGAGCGCTGCCGGCACTTTCCGCTGGTGGTCAAACCGGCGCGCGAGGGTTCGACCATCGGCATCAGCATCGTGCACGACCGCGACGAGCTCGCTGCCGGACTGGACACCGCCCTCGAGCTTGACGACCAGGTTCTGGTTGAGGATTACATCGCCGGCATGGAAGTGACGGTGAGCGTGCTCGACGACGAGGCGCTGCCGATCATCCAGATCGTACCCAAGGGCGGCTTTTACGACTACAAGGCGAAATACACCGCCGGCCAGACCCGCTACATCCTGCCGGCGCTGCTGCCGCCGCTGGTCTACCGTCGCCTGCAGCAGGTTTCCGTCGAGGCCTGCCGGATTCTCGGCTGCCGCGGCGCGGCGCGGGTCGATTTCATGGTGCAGGAGCGCGAATTCTACATCCTCGAGATCAACACCGTTCCGGGAATGACGCCGACAAGCCTGCTGCCGAAGGCGGCGCTCAGGGCCGGGATGAGCTTCACCGAGCTGGTAGTTCGCATGCTGCTCGATGCGGATCTGGACAAGTAGGGGGCGATGAACGACGACCATGCGCGACCTGAAGGACGGAAAGAAGCGGTCCAGAACCCGCGCCAACCGGCGGGTCAGGAAGAAGGAGCCGCGCAACTGGGGACAGCTGCTGCGACGGCTGACCCGGACCGTCCTGCTGCTGGCCTTTGCCGGTCTGGTCGTCGTCGCCGGGTTTCTCGCCGGTCGCCTGCTGCTCGACTGGGGCTATTTCAAGGTCGACACCATCCGGGTCGTCGCCAACGAGCGGGTGTCGAGAGACGAGATCGTGGCGCTGTCCGACATCCGGCCGGGCGACGGGATCTTCGACCTCAACCTGGAGCGTATCGGCCGCAAGATCGAGGAGAATCCCTGGATCGCCGCCGCCCGGGTCCGGCGGATCTTTCCCGGCGAGGTGGTGATCGAGGTGAAGGAGAGGGTGCCGGGAGCCATCCTCAGCCTCGGGTATCTCTACTATGTCGACTGGGAGGGCGAGATCTTCAAGCTGCTGTCGCCGGAAGACCGGCTCGACTATCCGGTGATCACCGGCATCACCCAGGAGGACCTGACCCGGCAGCCCGACCGGGTCAGGCGGCGGCTACGCCAGGCGATGCTGCTGCTGCGGCAGCTCAAGGGACGCCGTTCGCTGACGCTGGAAGATATTTCGGAGGTCCATGTCGGCCGGGACGGCGGCTTCGAGCTGACCACCTATGTCGGCGGGGTGCCGATCCGCCTCGGTTACGGTCATTTCGCCGCCAAGCTGGACCGGCTGGAGAAGGTCTACAAGGAACTGAGGCCACAGCTTATGGCCCTGAAATATATCGATCTCAACGTATCTGACCGGGTGATCGTGAGCGTGGCGACGCCGCAAACGGTTGGGAAGGGTTAGCAAGGGGGTAGCCATCATGAGCAACAAGAGAGAGAACCTGATCGTCGGTCTCGACATCGGTACGACCAAAATCTGCGCCATCGTCGCCAGCGCCACCGACGAGGGGCTCGATATCGTCGGCATCGGTCTGGCGCCGTCGAAGGGCCTGCGCAAGGGGGTGGTGATCAATATCGAGAGCACGGTCGAGGCGGTGAAGAAGGCCCTGCAGGAGGCCGAGCTGATGGCCGGCTGCGAGATCAAGTCGGTTTTCGCCGGCATCGCCGGCGGGCACATCAAGGGCTTCAATTCGCAGGGGGTCATCGCCATCAAGAACCGTGAGGTGACCGGCGAGGACATCCGCCGGGTGATCGACGCCGCCAAGGCGATCGCCATCCCCATGGACCGCGAGGTGATCCACATCCTGCCCCAGGAGTACATCATCGACGACCAGGACGGCATCAAGGAGCCGCTGGGCATGAGCGGTGTCCGGCTGGAGGCGAAGGTGCACATCGTTACCGGCGCCGTCGCCAGCGCCCAGAACATCATCAAGAGCTGCCAGCGGGCCGGGGTCGACGTGGCCGACATCGTGCTCGAGCAGCTGGCCTCGAGCGAGGCGGTGCTGACTCCGGACGAGAAGGAACTGGGAGTGGCGATGATCGACATTGGCGGCGGCACCACCGACATCGCCATCTTTGCTGACGGCGCCATCAAGCACACGGCGGTGCTGTCGCTGGGCGGCAATCACCTGACCAACGACATCGCCGTCGGCCTGCGCACGCCGATGCACGAGGCCGAGGTGCTCAAGCAGAAGTACGGCTGCTGCCTGACCGCCATGGTCGGCAAGGACGAAACCATCGAGGTGCCCTCGGTGGGTGGACGGGAGCCGCGGGTGTTGTCGCGGATGCTGCTGGCGGAGATTCTCGAGCCGCGGGTGGAGGAGATCTTCACCCTGGTCAACCGGGAGATCGTGCGCAGCGGGTTCGAGGACCTGATCGCCTCCGGGGTGGTGCTGACCGGCGGAAGCTCCATCCTGCCCGGCATGCCCGAGCTGGCCGAACAGGTCTTCAACCTGCCGGTAAGGCGCGGAGTGCCCAAGGACATCGGCGGCCTGACCGACGTGGTCAACTCGCCCATCTACGCTACCGGGGTCGGCCTGGTCAAGTACGGCAGCCGCAACCTGCAGGCGAAGAAGTTCAGCATCGGCGAGGACAACCTGTTCGACCGGGTCATCCGGCGGATGAAGGAGTGGTTTGGAGAATTTTTCTAGTTGAAGCGGAGAATGAAGCCAACCGGTGAAGGAAGGGAGAACCTTCACCACAGACAGGAATGGAGGGAGTCATGTTTGAATTTGATGAAACCATGGACCAGAGTGCAAAGATCAAGGTGGTTGGAGTCGGTGGCGGCGGCGGCAACGCCGTCAATACCATGATCGCTTCGGGCGTCAGCGGCGTTGATTTCATCGTCGCCAACACCGACGCCCAGGCGCTGCGCGCCAACAAGTCGCCGATGAAGCTGCAACTCGGCAGCAAGCTGACCAAGGGGCTGGGGGCCGGAGCCAATCCGGAAATCGGTC from Geothermobacter ehrlichii includes the following:
- a CDS encoding UDP-N-acetylmuramoyl-L-alanyl-D-glutamate--2,6-diaminopimelate ligase, whose translation is MKLSELTAGIEGLRIDGNPEVEVGGICYDSRRVKPGDLFCALRGAVTDGHRFIDQAVEAGAGAVLREDGEPTAGVTTLQTENGRAVMAALAARFYGHPTAGMKVVGITGTNGKTTVSYLLESLLNEADEHVAVIGTVAYRFGSRLLPAPNTTPEAVDLQRLAAEFREQGCTALVMEVSSHALAQQRVVGVAFDVGVFTNLTPEHLDYHREMESYFAAKRLLFAPEGGAARAVINIDDPWGVRLAKERPDAVTCGFDAAARVRIVDAELGMEGIRAKLATPAGELSIRSPLLGRFNLANLVCAAGVGVALGMDTERIERGLAALQRVPGRLESVENRLGARILVDYAHTGDALEKALETLRDLRPRRLLTVFGCGGDRDRGKRPQMGEVAARLSDLVIVTSDNPRSEDPQRIIADILPGLERTEAKRLATAELPEAGTTGYLVIADRRRAIETAVALTGRGDILLVAGKGHEDYQIIGARKIHFDDREEIRRALDGRTTKE
- a CDS encoding UDP-N-acetylmuramoyl-tripeptide--D-alanyl-D-alanine ligase, whose product is MKLSVRKIAEITGGRLSPAGAEVVVSGISTDSRTIRPGELFVPLRGPKYDGHDFLLRALQNGAAACLSEEVIAGLKVPVIQVEDSLRALGDLAAAHRRGYRGPLVAVTGSSGKTTTKEMLAAILERTAPGLKSAGNFNNLVGVPLTLFGLRPESHRWTVIEMGMSARGEIARLAEIAAPTLGLITNIGPAHLETLHGLDGVARAKGELFAALKPGAVAVVNADDPRVLALPVANGVRRILYGLSGDAEVRAEDVEARGRQVRFRLHIGGQSAEVVLPVAGRFNVSNALAAVAAARALDVPLDVIVAGLCGFSPLQGRMQLHTLASGALLLKDDYNANPLSMGAALEALDQLEGGGRRIAVLGDMLELGDESRRLHREVGARAARHCDLLLLLGDMAEAMADGARAAGLSARRIRIAADHDEAAGCLARVLRKGDRVLVKGSRGMRMERIADRLLSTDDGKAGKGGA
- the mraY gene encoding phospho-N-acetylmuramoyl-pentapeptide-transferase, with amino-acid sequence MLYHLLYPLHEHFSAFYVFRFITFRTIYAAITALVLSFIIGPWLIRKLSELQIGQQIRKLGPESHFKKEGTPTMGGTLILFAIVLPTLLWADLTNIFVWIVLFVTVSYGIVGFVDDYRKVRLKNTEGLRPRQKMFWQLLVALLAGVALYLHPDFDSTLSVPFFKGVRPDLGLFYIPFAVLVVVGTSNAVNLTDGLDGLAIGPMIIASSTYLVFAYVAGHARVAAYLQISAISGAGELSILCGSMVGAGLGFLWFNTYPAQVFMGDVGSLSLGGALGTIAVITKQEIVLVIVGGIFVMEALSVIFQVASFRLWGRRIFRMAPVHHHFELKGWPEPKIIVRFWIVSIILALVALSTLKLR
- the murD gene encoding UDP-N-acetylmuramoyl-L-alanine--D-glutamate ligase; its protein translation is MQDYAEKRIVVIGAGRSGQALVRFFCERGAQVVLTDRRRRDDLAHLAERWPQRLTLDLGGHDRRHLVGADLVVLSPGVPSDLPLLQQVRQAGIPVLGEVEIASRHLQAPLVAITGTNGKSTTTALCGEMFRSGGCKTFIGGNLGTPLIEAAATGGWQWLVVELSSFQLETIERFRPKYAMLLNISSDHLDRYDDMAAYVSAKKRIFENQGGDDVAVLNAGDRQVMTLAGGLAARPVLFSAEKDLPEGMSLDAAGNILWRWQGRELRFDTRQLLLRGRHNVENVMAAMIPPLLEGIDPKLVWRTACRFPGLPHRMQLVRRLRGVDWIDDSKGTNVGSVMRSLAGLRPPVTLIAGGKDKGGDFATLAPLVRDRVGHLLLIGEAADRIERELAGTARIVRCADMAEAVKRAAELTPAGGTVLLSPGCSSFDMFSSFEERGRVFARQVNALPEEGA